The genomic segment CACCTGATCACAGCAGGTCAGGTCGGTCAGCATACCGGCCAGCTTTTCCTGAGACGCGATGTGGAAAAGATTGGAACAGTGCCAGAGGGTATCAAGCTGCTTCTTAAGTACCGCGCCGACCGCATCGGGAACATGGCCTAATGCACAGACGGCAATGCCTGACGTATAGTCCAGGTATTTATTTCCTGCATCATCCCAGACATAGGACCCTTTTCCTTTGACTATGGTGACCGGAAAACGCCCGTAGGCGGACATCACCGGAAAAACTTTCTCTGTTGATTGGCTATCAGGCATGGAGTGCTTCCTCCTCAAGAAAAATTTTTGTCCCTGCTTTGATTCCTTTTGTATAGTCGGTGAGACATTCAGGTGCCAGCCCGTTGACAATGACCACTTCCGGGACATGATGTTTCAGACTGTCGACCGCTGCCATGACTTTCGGAATCATCCCGCCGCTGATCTTCTTCGTGTGAATCAGCTGGGCAATCTCCAGATCTGAAACCTTGTCGAGCGGCACCATTTTACCCTTCTGTTCAACCATAATTCCGGGAACATCACTGATAAAGCATAATCTGCCGTTCAGTGCGCCGGCAATGGCCGCGGCAGCCTGATCTGCATTGATATTGTAATGTTGCCCGTTGGCATCCATCGCTATCGGGGAGACAACCGGTATAAAGCCTTTAGCGCTCAGGCAGGTGATCAGTTGTGTATCGACAGCAGCAATTTCCCCGACAAATCCCAGGCTCCGGGGCGCAGCCGGTTTTGCTGTCAGCAGATGACCGTCAATCCCGCTCAGTCCGACTGCCCTTCCGCCGGCTCCGCAAATATTCGCTACGATTTTCTTGTTCATCGAACCGCTCAGTACCATTTCTACGACTTCAAGTACTTCATCCGTCGTCACGCGCAGACCATTGTGAAAAGTGGTGGGAATAGCCAGCTTTTCAAGCATTTGCGAGATGGCCGGACCGCCTCCGTGCACGATCACCGGTGCCCATTGGCCTTCTGCCTGGATCTTCTGAATGCTCCGATAAAATTCAGGGGTCAGTTTCTCAAAAACGCTGCCGCCACATTTAATCACCAGATACCGTTTCATTGTCATCCTCCTGTCTCTTGTATTTTTTATCTTTATCTTACGACCGATAAGACGCATTAACTTTGACGTAGTTATAAGTCAGATCGCAGCCCCAGGCAACAGCCTCGCCGCTTCCCTCGCCCAGATCAGCTTTTATGATAATACTGTCCCGATCCAGATACGCCTTCGCCTGCTTTTCATCAAAGACTGCCGGCATCCCCTTCTCAAACAGCAGCATATCTCCAAGTTTCAATGTAACTTTGTACGGATCAAACGGCTCGCCGCTGTATCCCATAGCGCAGACGATGCGGCCCCAGTTGGCGTCACTGCCAAATACAGCCGTCTTGACCAGACTCGATCCGACTATCGTTTTACTGATGACCTCAGCCGCCTGTTCATCTTTTGCACCCGTCACCCGGACTTCAATTAATTTGGTTGCCCCTTCGCCGTCGCCGGCAATGAACTTTGCCAGGCCCTGACAGACCGCCTTCAGTCCGGCGAGAAATGCCGGCCAGTCCGGATGAGCAGCAGTCAATGTTTCGTTTCCTGCCATGCCATTTGCCAGCACCAGCACCATATCATTAGTACTCGTATCGCCATCGACGGTAATTCGGTTAAATGTTTTTTGTGTGACCTGAAGGAGCGCAGAATGAAGGTCGTCAGGTGAAACAGCCGCATCCGTTGTCACAAAACCCAGCATCGTAGCCAGATTGGGTTTAATCATACCCGAGCCCTTGCAGGCGCCACCGATGGTAATGGTTTTCCCGCCGGCTTTAAGCCGGACGGCCAGGTGTTTCGTATGCGTGTCGGTGGTCAGAATCGCTTTTTCAAAGGGCGCTTCCGACGTATCCAGTGAGATCTTTTCAATCCCTTTCTTCATTTTGTCCATCGGCAGCTGCAATCCAATCACACCGGTTGATGCAACAGCAACATAATGTTCAGGAATCTTCAGATGTTTCGCCATCCATTTTCTTGTGGTGAAAGCATTTTTGATCCCCTGCTCTCCGGTACAGGAATTGGCACTCACTGTATTGACGAGCACGGCCTGAAGTTTCTGTTCCTCCTGCAGGCTCGTTTTCGTGACCTTAAGCGGGGCCGCCTGAAACAGATTCGTTGTATAAACGCCCGCTGCTGCCGCGGGTTGCTGTGAATAGATCCAGCCCATATCCGGCTTGCTCTTTCTCAGGCCGATATGCTGTCCGCCGGTAATAAAGCCGGCCGGTGATCCGACGCCCCCATTTTCGATTTCTGTTATCTTTATTTGCTGTTCCATCGTATTTTCCATTTTCATTCTCCCTCTCACGGGTAGATCGGGGTATACCGGAGTCCGGTTGTCTCCTCCCAGCCCTGCATCATATTCAGATTCTGGATCGCCTGGCCGGCGGCGCCTTTGACGACATTATCAATGACTGAAACAATGGTCAGCCGCCTCGTCCTTCCATCTACGTGCAATCCGATATCGCAGTAATTTGATCCGGCTACTTCTTTTGTTGCCGGCCATGTGCCGAGCGGCCTGATCCGGACAAATGGCGATTTTTTATAAAAGTGCCGGTACATTTCGATAAATTCTCTCGTCGAGTAACCTTTGGCAAGATTCGCGTAAATCGTACACATTAATCCGCGCGTCATCGGAATCAGGTGTGTGGTAAAAGTGATGGACTGCCTGTACCCGCTGATCGCCGCCATTTCCTGTTCAATCTCCGGTGTGTGCTGGTGCGTTCCCAGCTTGTAGGCTTTGACACTTTCATTCACTTCGCTGAACAAATTCCCGGTTGCCGCTTTCCTTCCTGAACCGGAAACACCGGATTTCCCGTCAATAATGATGGATCCTTTTTCAAGCGCCCCGTCCTTCAGTGCCGGAGCCAGGCCAAGCAGTGAAGCTGTCGGGTAGCATCCGGGGTTGGCGATAAAATGAGCGGATTCAATCTGCCTTCGGTTAAGCTCCGGAAGTCCGTAGACAGCATCGGCCAGCTGAGCGGCGGCCGCCGGTGTTTTATGATACCAGGTTTCATATTCGGATGGATTCTTTAACCTGAAGTCTCCCGAGAGATCAATGCAGGTCAGCCCCCGTTTCAGGCACTCCGGAAGCAGCTCTTTACTGACGCCGGCCGGTGTGGCAAAGAAAACGACATCCACCCGCTCAGCCAGGACGTCCGGATCAAAAGCTTCAAGTGGTTTTTCAAGAATTCCTGAAAGATGTGGATACAGCGTTTCAACTTTTTCACCCTGCGTTGTGTGGGAAATCAGCATCTCCACCTGAACCGACGGATGATTCGTCAGAAGGCGGATCAGCTCTGCTCCACCATATCCATTTGCGCCTACAATACCTGCTTTCACCGGAAAAGCCTCCATTTTAAATGGTCGCATTTTTCAAATATTGTTTCCTTCACTAATACTTCAGAGAAGTGAATCACGACTGTATTTTTTCCCAGGGTTACCGTGGCCTGATGAGAAAAACTGATGAAGCCCGTCCTCTGAGGTCGGCTGTGTCTTAGTCTTTCTCAGTAAATTAAAAACGCCCGCCTCTTTTACTTAATAAAAGAGACGAGCGTTGATCACATACCCGCGGTACCACTCTGGTTATTCCCTGAAAAAACGGGAATCTGCTTTGGTTCTCTGTAACGGGAATTCCCGGATGATCCTACATACCCCTTCAGACCATCACCTCAAAAGTGCGGTTCACAAATCCCGCTGTACCGGCTCTCACCCACCCGGCTCGTTGTTGCAGCTGAAATTTGCTACTCTCTTTTTCATTGGTTTTCTTTGTCATTGTTTCTGACTGTGTGCTATTTATTATACAGTGACCGTTCAGGAAGTCAACCCTTTTCGAAGATATTTTTTTAATTTACTTTTCCTTTTCCAGCGGTCTTGAAGATGTACGTTATGATTATGTTATAATGAGAAAGCTTGTATTTTTTTATTTTGCGAAGAAAACCTGCTGACTGGCAAGTCGCAGCTGTTGCTTAAGGACTTCGTTTTTCTGATACTTTTTAAAGGGCTGGTGAAGTAATTGGTTGAAATTATTATTGCAATAATTATGGGTGCCATTGAAGGGCTGACCGAATTTGCCCCGGTTTCCTCAACCGGACATCTGATTCTGGCCGGACACCTGATGAACTTTGAAGGTGACACGGCAAAAACATTCGAAGTGATTATTCAACTTGGATCGATTATGGCTGTGGTCGTCCTTTATTGGAAAAGATTGTGGAGTTTATTTGGATTTTACCGTAATGAACCCAAAAGCGGACCCAGCCATCTGAATCTCCTGCACATCATTATCGCCGCTATCCCCGCCGTCATTTTAGGGGCTCTGCTCCGCGATTTTATAAAAGCTGTCCTGTTCACACCGGAGAGTGTAGTGATTGCACTGGTTGCCGGCGGCATCCTGATGATTTTTGCCGAACGACTGGCCGCCCGCAGAGTGGACAGGGGAACAACAGAATTATCCTATACTCAGGCACTCATTATCGGGCTTTTCCAGTGCCTGTCTCTCTGGTCCGGCTTTTCCCGTTCCGGTTCAACGATTTCCGGCGGGATCATTGCCGGCGTTGAGCGAAAAACGGCAGCGGAATTTTCATTCATTCTTGCTGTGCCGATTATGATTGGTGCAAGCGGCTATGATTTGATTAAAAGCCTTTCCTTCCTGCACGTCAGCGATATTCCGCTGTTTATTGCAGGCTTTCTGACCGCCTTTATCGTCGCGATGCTGGCCATTGTCTTC from the Sporolactobacillus sp. Y61 genome contains:
- the argB gene encoding acetylglutamate kinase, producing the protein MKRYLVIKCGGSVFEKLTPEFYRSIQKIQAEGQWAPVIVHGGGPAISQMLEKLAIPTTFHNGLRVTTDEVLEVVEMVLSGSMNKKIVANICGAGGRAVGLSGIDGHLLTAKPAAPRSLGFVGEIAAVDTQLITCLSAKGFIPVVSPIAMDANGQHYNINADQAAAAIAGALNGRLCFISDVPGIMVEQKGKMVPLDKVSDLEIAQLIHTKKISGGMIPKVMAAVDSLKHHVPEVVIVNGLAPECLTDYTKGIKAGTKIFLEEEALHA
- the argJ gene encoding bifunctional glutamate N-acetyltransferase/amino-acid acetyltransferase ArgJ, whose amino-acid sequence is MENTMEQQIKITEIENGGVGSPAGFITGGQHIGLRKSKPDMGWIYSQQPAAAAGVYTTNLFQAAPLKVTKTSLQEEQKLQAVLVNTVSANSCTGEQGIKNAFTTRKWMAKHLKIPEHYVAVASTGVIGLQLPMDKMKKGIEKISLDTSEAPFEKAILTTDTHTKHLAVRLKAGGKTITIGGACKGSGMIKPNLATMLGFVTTDAAVSPDDLHSALLQVTQKTFNRITVDGDTSTNDMVLVLANGMAGNETLTAAHPDWPAFLAGLKAVCQGLAKFIAGDGEGATKLIEVRVTGAKDEQAAEVISKTIVGSSLVKTAVFGSDANWGRIVCAMGYSGEPFDPYKVTLKLGDMLLFEKGMPAVFDEKQAKAYLDRDSIIIKADLGEGSGEAVAWGCDLTYNYVKVNASYRS
- the argC gene encoding N-acetyl-gamma-glutamyl-phosphate reductase — encoded protein: MKAGIVGANGYGGAELIRLLTNHPSVQVEMLISHTTQGEKVETLYPHLSGILEKPLEAFDPDVLAERVDVVFFATPAGVSKELLPECLKRGLTCIDLSGDFRLKNPSEYETWYHKTPAAAAQLADAVYGLPELNRRQIESAHFIANPGCYPTASLLGLAPALKDGALEKGSIIIDGKSGVSGSGRKAATGNLFSEVNESVKAYKLGTHQHTPEIEQEMAAISGYRQSITFTTHLIPMTRGLMCTIYANLAKGYSTREFIEMYRHFYKKSPFVRIRPLGTWPATKEVAGSNYCDIGLHVDGRTRRLTIVSVIDNVVKGAAGQAIQNLNMMQGWEETTGLRYTPIYP
- the bacA gene encoding undecaprenyl-diphosphate phosphatase codes for the protein MVEIIIAIIMGAIEGLTEFAPVSSTGHLILAGHLMNFEGDTAKTFEVIIQLGSIMAVVVLYWKRLWSLFGFYRNEPKSGPSHLNLLHIIIAAIPAVILGALLRDFIKAVLFTPESVVIALVAGGILMIFAERLAARRVDRGTTELSYTQALIIGLFQCLSLWSGFSRSGSTISGGIIAGVERKTAAEFSFILAVPIMIGASGYDLIKSLSFLHVSDIPLFIAGFLTAFIVAMLAIVFFLKLLRRFTLVPFAVYRFILAAVFGLFMLL